From a single Dysidea avara chromosome 14, odDysAvar1.4, whole genome shotgun sequence genomic region:
- the LOC136244355 gene encoding uncharacterized protein, whose amino-acid sequence MNAENFERWFKEKLLPALPANCLIVMDNASYHSRHLEEQPKQKWRKAQLKEWLNKKRIAYPESSLKRDLWEIIKRAKTPPRYTIDEIAGSKGHEVVRLPVAHCELNPIEMACSQVKGHVKRNNKRFTLTEIKELVYQGFEAVTSERWQSLIKHVQEEVEDHYWEQDGLHEELLERFLIHVSSDSSDSEDGDGGINDSSTTSNSESESSSEPTSSDESSDGWD is encoded by the exons ATGAATGCAGAGAATTTTGAAAGGTGGTTTAAAGAAAAGTTACTTCCAGCATTACCAGCCAATTGTCTGATTGTAATGGACAATGCCAGTTACCATAG TCGCCACTTGGAGGAGCAACCAAAGCAAAAGTGGCGAAAAGCACAGCTGAAAGAGTGGTTAAATAAGAAAC GTATAGCATATCCAGAAAGTTCACTGAAAAGAGATCTGTGGGAAATCATCAAACGAGCAAAAACTCCTCCAAGATATACTATAGATGAGATAGCTGGAAGTAAAG GCCATGAAGTAGTCAGACTACCAGTTGCACACTGTGAACTGAATCCTATTGAGATGGCCTGCAGTCAAGTGAAGGGACACGTAAAGCGGAACAACAAGAG GTTTACTTTGACTGAAATTAAGGAACTGGTTTATCAAGGATTTGAGGCTGTTACATCTGAGAGGTGGCAATCTTTGATAAAGCACGTTCAAGAAGAAGTCGAAGATCATTACTGGGAACAGGATGGACTTCATGAGGAACTTCTAGAACGATTCCTCATTCACGTCAGCAGTGATAGTAgcgatagtgaagatggtgatggtggtattaatgactCCTCCACCACCAGCAACAGTGAGTCCGAGTCTTCGTCTGAGcctacttcatctgat GAGTCATCGGATGGCTGGGATTGA